GGCTTCACCGACGGACTTATGCTGCGCATTGTAGACCACTATGCTTCTGGCATCCCGCGCTTCCGCTGGTCCTATCAGCTGGAACACGGCAGCAACGCACACTACGGCGGCGGCAAAATAATCCCGAAGCAATTTCATCCATCCCTTTTCATCAGCGTAAATGTTCCGAAAGCAATCGAGATCTGTAGTCAACCATTCGTGAAATTGTCAAATCGTAATGTTTTTCATTATAACAATTCTAAAGTAAAGATGAGAGCAGTTGCTTCACGCATTTACTTGCTGCTCTGCAACGTCGCGTCGAGGCCGGGAGGAGAAGACCGGCTCTGTCCAAGGGCGAGCTGTCTCGATGATGTTGAATTGTTCCCATTGAAGACGCGCCAAGGCTGCTGCACTCTGCCCTTCCTTCCAGTGTCCCTCGAGGTGCTTCATGCAGTCCCACGCGCGTGTCGTCGTCATTGGAGGTGGTTGCGTCGGCGCGGCCATCCTGTACGGCTTGGCCAAGAAAGGCTGGAGCGACATCGCTCTTCTCGAGCGAACCCAGCTCACGGCCGGCTCCACCTGGCATGCCGCAGGGCTTCTGGTCTCCTATGGCCGTTCGCATAATTTCGGCCGGATGGTCAGCAAGACGCTCGAGATCTACGGAGGCCTACACGGCGACACGGGACAAGATATTGGCCTGCATATCTGCGGCCAGCTGCGGGTCGCGAACACAAAAACCCGGCTGGATGAGTTTCGCAGCTATATCGGCATAGCAGACGCTCAAGGCATCAGAGCCCATATCGTCAGCCCGGCCGAGATCCGAGAGCTGGCGCCGCTGCTCGAGGGCAATCGGACCATGCTCGGGGGCCTGTATCACCCCGATGACGGCCATGTCGCGCCGGCCGACGTCACTCAAGCAATGGCCAAGGGCGCCCGAGACCGAGGAGCCAAGATCTACCTCAATACCGAAGCGCGGGCTTTCGAGCAGCTTGGCAGCGGCGAATGGCGGGTCACCACCAATCAAGGAACCATCACCTGCGAGCATCTGGTGCTCGCGACCGGAAATTATGCTCGGCAGACCGCCGCGAAAGTCGGCCTGGACCTGCCCGCGATCCCGATCATCCACCAATATTGGGTGACCGAGGCCATTCCCCAGATCATCGAACGGAAGAGGAAGGGGCTTCCAGAGATGCCCATCCTTCGCGACGAAGCCTATGCCGGCTATCTGCGCGAGGAAGGCGATGGACTCATGTTCGGACCCTACGAGACTGTGGAAAATCTCAAGCTGTTCGCCGTCGATGGCGTGCCAGAGTGGTTTGGAGCGGATCTGTTGCCGGAGGATTTCGATGCTGTCGCCGCGAACTGGGATGCTGCGCTGAACGCGGTCCCTGCGCTTGCGAATGCCGGCATCAAGAGCAATGTCCGAGGGCCCTTCCAGATGACGCCCGACGAGTTGCCCCTGGCCGGCCCGGCTTGGGGTCTGAACAATCTGTGGCTGGCAGAAGGGGTGCCCGGCGGCATTCTCTGGGGCGGGACCCTTGGCCATTATCTCGCGGAATGGATCGTGGAGGGCGGTACCAGCGTCGACATGTCGGAGATCGACCCAAGGCGCTTTGGTGCCTACGCCAACAAGGCGTGGACCAAGCTCAAGGTCCAGGAGGCCTGGGGCACGCATGCCGATCTGCATTTTCCAGGCGAGGACCTGGCTGCAGCGCGGCCGGCGAAGACCGCCCCTTCCTATGACCTGCTCGGGAGCCGGGGGGCCGTGTGGGGCGTGATGAACGGCTGGGAGATCCCGCGCTGGTATGCACCGGAAGGCGTGGAAGCGGTCCAGGACTACAGCCATCGCCAGACGAAGCATGGGATCCACGTCGCCGCCGAAGTGGCCGCCGTGCGCAACGGCGTTGGCTTCGTCGAGCTGACGCCGATGACCAAATTCGAGGTTTCAGGTCCTGGCGCATCTGCCTGGCTCGATCGGATCCTGGCAAATCGCCTGCCTTCCGTCGGCCGAATCTGCCTCGCGCATCAGCTTTCACCCAAAGGTACGGTGCTCGCCGAGTACACCGTCACCCGCTTGGGGGAGGAGTTCTTCTATCTCGTCAGCACGCCGCGGGCCCAGCGGCATAATTTCGACCTCCTGAGGCGCAGCCTACCCTCCGACGTCCATTTCAGCCTGCGCGACGTCACGGACGAACGTGGGTGCTTCACCATCGTCGGGCCGCATGCCCGGGACCTGCTGCAGACACTGACCGAGGTGGATCTCAGCAATTCCTCATTTCCTTGGCTCGCTGCGCAGGTGGGCGACATGGGGCTCGCCGGAGACGTCCGCTTCCTGCGGATCAATTATGAAGGCGAGCTCGGATGGGAGATCTATCATCCCCTGCCCTATCAGCGCATGCTGCTGCAGCAGGTTCTCGATGCCGGCGAAGCCTACGGTCTCAGGCTCGTCGGAGTGGAGGCTCTGGAGTCGCTGAGACTGGAGAAATCATATCGCGCGATGTATCGCGACATGAACCCTGCTCTGACAGCCCTGGAAAGCGGATTGCACCGGTTCATCCACTTCGACAAGGGCGATTTCATCGGACGCGATGCGCTGCTGAGCCAGAAAAATGAGGGTGGCCCTTCGCGACGACTGGTGCCCCTCTCGATCGCGCCCGGCGGGGATGCGAGCGTCATCGCGCATGAGAGTGTCTCTGTCGAAGGCCGGCTCACCGGCCGCGTCACCTCCGGCGGTTATTCCTATCATTTCGGCCGCGATCTCGCGATGGCGCTCATCGAAAGTCGCGACACCCGGCCAGGCACGCAATTGGAGGTGAACATCTTCGGCGAGCAGCGGGACGCTGTGGTGATCGAGGAGTCACCCTATGATCCGGGAAACGAGCGGTCACGGTTGTGAGGAGGACAGTCGATCAACAGTTCTCCTCACGGTCTCCTCCAGGGCCAGAGGATCGCCCTTGACCAACACCGATTTCAGTCGATCCTTGGAGCCAGAAATGATCGAAATCTGTGACTTTGGAACATTCAAGGTCTTCGAGAGGAGCGCTACGACCGCGGCATTGGCAGCGCCATCCTGAGGCTTCGACCTCACTCGCAGCTGAAGTGCCGGTGTCCCGTCGGCCCCTCGCCATATGCCAGCGGTGCCCTCGCTCTTGGCGTTTGGGGTGACGCGGACAATCAGCACCAAGCCGTCATCCGAGAGGCGATAGGGATAACCGCCGTCCGCGCTCAGATTCCGGCGCCGTAAAAAAGATAAACCACCAGTCTTTCAAGGAAGAGCAGCAACACGATCAGGATCAGTGGCGAGATGTCCAAGCCGCCAAGATTAGGCAGGAAACGCCGAATGGGCGCCAAGGCGGGCTCTGTCAGACCGTCGATCGCATAGGCAATCTGACGAATGAAGCTTTGGCTGGGGCTGACGATGTTGAAAGCGACCAGCCAACTCAGAATTGCACCTGCAATGATGATCCAGATGTAGATGTTGATTACTGTAATGATCAACCACAAGATCGGATTCATTATTGATTTCACCCTAACCCGCAAGCGCCTCCCGACATGTAGCCGTCGCACTGATTCCACGCAAGTGCGGCAGTGGAACCCTGAGGCCGAGAGGGCTGCTTGACAGGGCCGGGGGCTGACGCCTAGATACCCGCGGATCGGGGCCGTAGCTCAGTTGGGAGAGCGCATCGTTCGCAATGATGAGGTCAGGGGTTCGATTCCCCTCGGCTCCACCATCCACCCTCCAAGTCGTTGATATCTTTGGAAGTGAAGCAGGTTCAGCACTTCGCATTCGCCGCTGGAGTGCAGGCGGCTGTTAAGGGCTAAGTCTGTCAGGCATAGGCGCGCCTTTATCTTAGTGCTGGTTGTCCCCTCTGTGCTCAGCCGGGCCTGTCTGCCGTGTTTGAGATCCGCTTTGACCCTGCATGCTCCAGCGCTCAAGTGGGAAAGGTCCTATCCCCTCCAGGCTCGGGGACCATCACGGCATCACCTACGCGGCGTGAAGGCAGCCGCGGTCCGGTATGAGGTGCCTATGGATCTAATGGTTTTCGACACTCATCTCGACCCAGCGAAGCACTGAGTTTCCGCATCTTAGCGTTTGCCCCTGTACATCTGCCAGAGTCAGCGACGGTCGCGAAGAAACTGTATTCCAAGGTCTTCGAACCGGGAACATCCCATCTGTCCTAAATTGGTATCGATTTGGGCGCGAAGGATCGACATGACCTTCGACACGCCCGCAACACCGCCGGCCACCGCGCCGAAGACGGCTGGCCGACCAAACAAGCCCATTGTCGCGCCGAGGCAGCGGGCAATGATGATGTCGGCGCCGCGGCGGATGCCACTGTCGACCAGAAGCGGAATCTCATCTCCGACAGCGGCCCTGATTTCGGCCAGCATCTCGATCGGCGCCGGTGCGCGATCCAGCTGACGCCCGCCGTGATTGGATACCAGAAGGCCGTTGGCGCCCAATCCGACCGCTCGTGCAGCATCATCGGGGTGAAGGATGCCCTTGATTATAAGGTTGTGCGGCCAGGCTTTCCTGATGTTTTCGACAAGCGACCAGGTCTGGCCGCTATTGGGGATCTGGGTGCTATAGACATCGGCCACTTCATCAGCGGTCGCCCCAGGCTTGGCGTAGGGCGCAAAATTCGCCATCAGGGGCAGACCACCGTTCTTGAAGTAGGAATATACCCAACCCGGATGCGCTATAGATTCCAGAGCGATCCGAGGCGTCACCCTCAGAGGGCGGGAAAATCCATTACGCATGTTCCGTTCGCGTCTGACGCTGACTGGCACGTCGACGGTGATCAGCAGATTCTGGATGCCGGCTTCCCGCGCACGGCGAATGAGATCGAAACTGATGGTCTCATCACGGGTCGTGTAGATCTGGAACCATGTGTTGTTCGGCGCGACCTTTACCGCTTCCTCAAGAGAGGCGTTGCTGGTGCTTGACATGACGTAGGGAACGTTGGCCGCAGCGGCAGCCTCGGCGAGCATGAGGTCCGTGCCGTGTCGGAAGAGGCCAAGAATTCCCATGGGACAGATGCCGAACGGGGAGCTGTAGCTATGCCCAAAGAGTGTCACCGACTGGTCGCGCTTAGAGACGTCCATACAATAACGCGGCAGCAGGGAGTACTTGCGGAAAACTTGGGCGTTCCAGCCCA
The window above is part of the Rhodoligotrophos appendicifer genome. Proteins encoded here:
- a CDS encoding DUF167 family protein; its protein translation is MLIVRVTPNAKSEGTAGIWRGADGTPALQLRVRSKPQDGAANAAVVALLSKTLNVPKSQISIISGSKDRLKSVLVKGDPLALEETVRRTVDRLSSSQP
- a CDS encoding alpha-hydroxy acid oxidase, whose translation is MARSRLPRIAFDFVDGGVDGEEGLGWNAQVFRKYSLLPRYCMDVSKRDQSVTLFGHSYSSPFGICPMGILGLFRHGTDLMLAEAAAAANVPYVMSSTSNASLEEAVKVAPNNTWFQIYTTRDETISFDLIRRAREAGIQNLLITVDVPVSVRRERNMRNGFSRPLRVTPRIALESIAHPGWVYSYFKNGGLPLMANFAPYAKPGATADEVADVYSTQIPNSGQTWSLVENIRKAWPHNLIIKGILHPDDAARAVGLGANGLLVSNHGGRQLDRAPAPIEMLAEIRAAVGDEIPLLVDSGIRRGADIIIARCLGATMGLFGRPAVFGAVAGGVAGVSKVMSILRAQIDTNLGQMGCSRFEDLGIQFLRDRR
- a CDS encoding YggT family protein, whose product is MNPILWLIITVINIYIWIIIAGAILSWLVAFNIVSPSQSFIRQIAYAIDGLTEPALAPIRRFLPNLGGLDISPLILIVLLLFLERLVVYLFYGAGI
- a CDS encoding GcvT family protein translates to MQSHARVVVIGGGCVGAAILYGLAKKGWSDIALLERTQLTAGSTWHAAGLLVSYGRSHNFGRMVSKTLEIYGGLHGDTGQDIGLHICGQLRVANTKTRLDEFRSYIGIADAQGIRAHIVSPAEIRELAPLLEGNRTMLGGLYHPDDGHVAPADVTQAMAKGARDRGAKIYLNTEARAFEQLGSGEWRVTTNQGTITCEHLVLATGNYARQTAAKVGLDLPAIPIIHQYWVTEAIPQIIERKRKGLPEMPILRDEAYAGYLREEGDGLMFGPYETVENLKLFAVDGVPEWFGADLLPEDFDAVAANWDAALNAVPALANAGIKSNVRGPFQMTPDELPLAGPAWGLNNLWLAEGVPGGILWGGTLGHYLAEWIVEGGTSVDMSEIDPRRFGAYANKAWTKLKVQEAWGTHADLHFPGEDLAAARPAKTAPSYDLLGSRGAVWGVMNGWEIPRWYAPEGVEAVQDYSHRQTKHGIHVAAEVAAVRNGVGFVELTPMTKFEVSGPGASAWLDRILANRLPSVGRICLAHQLSPKGTVLAEYTVTRLGEEFFYLVSTPRAQRHNFDLLRRSLPSDVHFSLRDVTDERGCFTIVGPHARDLLQTLTEVDLSNSSFPWLAAQVGDMGLAGDVRFLRINYEGELGWEIYHPLPYQRMLLQQVLDAGEAYGLRLVGVEALESLRLEKSYRAMYRDMNPALTALESGLHRFIHFDKGDFIGRDALLSQKNEGGPSRRLVPLSIAPGGDASVIAHESVSVEGRLTGRVTSGGYSYHFGRDLAMALIESRDTRPGTQLEVNIFGEQRDAVVIEESPYDPGNERSRL